The genomic segment gactcgctCCCCAtgttgggatcacgccctgagctgaaggcagatgctcaaccgctgagccacccaggcctccgaggtaaaaatatttttaaagggctgATATCTTTCAGGGAGAGACTAGTCCTGTTCACGACTATTTTATAGGTTGAATCTTCCTTTTGAGTGGTTCATTTAGAACTGAAGCGTTCTAGAGGGAGACAAGTGATGTGGCCAAACACACAGGAAAAACGCATGTGCTCTTGTTGGTGGCATTTAAtttgaagtgactttttttttttaagactttattttttttattcatgagaaacacacagacacgggggggggggggggcgggggaggggcagagacacaggcagagggagaagcaggctccatgcagggagcccgacgtgggactcgatcccgggtctccaggatcacaccctgggcccaaggcggcgctaaactgctgagccacccgggctgccctgaagtgaCTTTAAGCCCATTTTCGGGATAGGAGAGAGACAAAAGGAGATAATCAGAAATGGACAGTTCCTTGAACAAATGCCAATGTCATGACAACACAACCCATTCAGCTTAATGGTGGGGTTCCCCttaggggagaggcaaagacaaagacATTTGTCCTTTTCTTGAGACACCAATCCTCAGCAAGATAAGTCATTATGCTGATGAACCTGACCCACGGACTAGGCTTGTGCATCACGGGTACTTAGGAACAATGTGTGGGGGGGTGCGGAACCCAAAACTTCACCTAAGTTATGGTCAGTTGGAGGAAGAGGAATGagtgagggaagagagagagagtacaaacgTTTCACTGTTTTCACAAAAACAGTCCTCCCGGGTCATGAGCACAGATGCCactggctggggcacctgggcacaCCCAAACCTGAGGGGATATGGTGTATTCAGACAGAAGAGTTCTCATTCAATTTTCCTTTAGCTAAATTAAATCCTTTCCGTATGTTTCtttctccatccccccaccccctccggcAGTAACAGAAGCGCCTGGACCAGGCTAGCAGGCCAAATGAGGAAGTGACCACAGGGCATCCCTGCAGTTGGCACAGGGAGCTTTGGGATCTATTTTCAAAACATGCCCTAACTAAAACCTCATGTGTTTCTTGCCAATCTTGCCGAGGCTGAATAAACCGCACGTGGCTCTGTGAAAAGGCACCTCACCCCGTGTGGCATTTCTGCTGTCTGGTTGGCTTAACATCCCTGCTTTACTAGGGGCTAATATCCAGGGAGGGCAGACGTGTACCGAGGGCGCTGGCCTAATGAGGACCACGCTTCATTTCCTCCTGTGGTTTCCAGATAAGCAGCTCTGAGGACGGACTTCTCACTGGGTTTGCTCACACTGCTCCCAAGGCAGGTCTGAGACCCAGGTGCCAGTCTCAGGTTGGTTCCTTGTCAAGCAGCCAGACAGCACCAGATCATGACACAGACTCCCTCAGATCTTTGCAGGGGCCTCTCATgtaacagaggggaagggaacgAACGAAGcatctcctctttcctctccttagCCATGTGAGTTTTGCTCCATCTCCCAGCATTGGTAAGATGGATGGAGCCTTTGGGAGTTTTTATCTATAAAGCACTAGAAGGCACTTTGCTTTCGAGGGGGCAGAGACTGCTACTCAACCCCACTACTCCTTAAAGTGACTTCTCATCATTTGTGGGGAGCTCAGGAAACGATACATTACACAGTTATGTGTGACTGACCAGGGTGCTTCTGCAGTGCCCCGGGGACCAGGATGGATGGCGAGTTCCCTGTACTGCAGTGGACAAGGGATGGCCCTGGGACTCCTGTCGACAAGGAAAACTTAAAGGGTGCTGCAGGAGCACCTGCTATTGTGGGTCTGTCTAGTGTCAATCAGTTTTGAAAGTGAGTCTCTATTTTACTTCACACTGAAGGGGTGCAGCACCAGGATGAGGGTGATGAGTACAGCATCCTTTCAAAGCagatggaggagaaagggaagaggaagggagagatcTGAAGTACCCGAGCATGCTTTCTTTCACACATTAgacttaaccttttttttttttttttttttttttactaaacagCTTGCCTCTGCTTGTTGGGTACTGAAATATAGGTCAAATTTCAAGTGCCCTCTAGGACAAAAGTGGTTAATTTGGAATAACTCTGAAGCATTCTGCCTCTGTGGATGGGGGAGGCAGTCCCTTTCCTGTAACCTTTAatctgggggtggtggggcagcAGGTGGAGTCCAGATAAAGGACTGCAAAAGTGGATCACATGCTTGAATTTATGCGGGTTCCCTACCTCCTGGCCCCTGTCCTGCACAGGACACGACTCACTGTCTGCTTCCGAGAACGATCCGGATTCGTCGCTGGAGTTGGTTCCATAAGACTGCTCACATTTAATTTGGGGTCGGACTTGGTTGTACATTCCATCTCCCATCAGGCCTGGTTCCTGATGTTCTGTGGCTAGGAATCTGGCTCCCTGGGAACAGGGCGAGGAGGAGAACTCACAGAGAGGGAGGCTGCAGGGTGAGCCCCCGCTCCCATCCTCTGCGTAGGAATAGGAGGAGCATGAGCTGGAAGTCCTGGTCCTGGTCTCCAAGGGGGGCGAGCGAGGGCAGACTTTGATTGGCACCGGGCAGCTAGTGTTGGGCCGTATCCTTCCTGGCAAATGGTCAGCCATCAGCCCACCGTGGGAGTAGGCCTGTGAGCTGGGGAGGGACTGGCCAGCCCCCACCCACAGACCCTTTGGCACCGGCTCAGAGAGGTCTTTGTCCAAACTGCTTACCCCAGAATACGAATGCACCGCAGTGCTCACTTGGTCACAAGCGCTCGAGGAGAAGATCACACTTCTCCGGTCCAGCTCTCCTTCCTGTTTACAGAGAGCCTCCAACCCAGGCCCCTTGAGGGGCGACCCCATGGTGAAGTTGGACACGTCCTTCTGGCCCAGGTGGGGCTGTCCGTAATTCCCCGGGAAAGGGGTGTAGTCAGTTTTAAGGTCACCCTGAGTGATCCCCTTGTCAAAAGGGCACGCTGAACTCCTGGCAAAGTGCTGCTGAGAGGTACTGGGCAGGCCAGACAACTCCACACTATTTTTTATGCTGAATAGAGACCTTAGACAGGAGGGGGAGGACACGCTCCTGGATCTCTCCAGGCAGGTGGCCCcggcagggggggcgggggcgggggcagggctgggctgttTCCGGTCCATTTCCACGTCCCCCGCTCTGTCCTTGATGTCAGGCTCGTCTCCGGACAGGCAGAGCGCGATGCTCTCTTCCTCGTTCTCTTCACTGGGCGGCTCACTTTTAATCTGCCCCATGGCAAGGCCCGGCTTGAGGCTGTTGCTAGAGTTCTCTTCACTGAATGTGCTTGCAAAACCTGAGGTACTGTGTGATGATGCATTATAGACATTCTTGGTACATGCAAGCTGGTATTTCTTGTATCTGGGGTACTGCGTCAGCGCGTCCTTCTCCGAGGTCTCCTTGGTGTCGGTGGGCACGTCGGACTCGGGCAGCAGAGCTGCTTCCTTCTCGGCGACTGGGATGGCAGTGGCCTCAAAGCTGATGGGGTCTGCAAGCATCTGGTCCCGGGGGCACCCCAGCTTGGCCGTCTCCGAGTCCatggtctcctcctcctcctcctcctcctctcccgcgGAGTTCTCACGGTCCTCGTGCGGGCGCTGGCACGCAGCATCCTTCCGGCACACGAACAGGCCATCCTCGCTGTTCAGGAGCTGGGTCTGCAGGAAGCTGAAGCAGGAGTCCTCCAGGTTATGCATGCGCAGGAACTCAGCACAGCGGATGACCTCGCGGATGTTTTCTCTGCTGAGTAATAGCTTGGCGGTGTAGGCGAACTGTAACAGCGGCCCAAAGCCCCTGGCCGTGACCTGCAAAACAAACAGGGAAATCGCCGACGTTACCATCAGCACCGCTATTGTCCCGAATCCCTCAACTGAAGCAGGATCACCAGACAGTGCTAATGTCCCAGAATAAAGACTGCAAAGGAGCAGTTAATCTCGCACTGGGTCAGCACTGATTCTGCTTCCAATAATTAGTGCCCGTCCCGTGCATGCCTCGGCTCCACTTCATCACCTGGCACAGGGAGTTGAAAATCACCAGGGTCAAGTGGCTAAACACGACCACAACGGGTCCAGTGTTTACACTTAATGAAATACCCTGGCAAAAATGCATGGTGACCATGGGAAGCCTATTAATTCCCCGCCCCCCAGTCAGTCCTGTGGAGGGCCCTTCTACGTAAGGGGTGCTGTGACACTTGCCCCccacttgagccaaaggaagcattctgtttttcttgtcAACTGCAAAACTCGTGACACAGCCTGTTTAAAAACTGAAGGTCCACAGGGCTTGACAAACAGCTTTCCCTggcttaaaaagttaaaaagtgacATTAAAAAGCAACTTGTGTCTTTCTCATTCATCGTGGTTTCCAGACGGGACTTTTCAGTCATCACGTCATACCTGATCTCACAGTGATACCAGAGATGATGACAATCCAAAGCATTGTTCTCAACAAGAAATCAACTCCTGGCCGGTGAAGAATGGGGGTTACAGAACTAAACAAACCGGCTGTCATTTCAATGGTTCAAGTTGCTGAGTGGCACAGAACGCAGGCTATCCCTTCCCTAATTATGAGCAGCAGCTTTGCCATGCAGCTTTTTTCCTACAAAATCTTTATAGAGGCTCAGCCTACTACTGTCAGGTGCTCCTTATCCTTTACATTTTATCAATTGAAAATGTGCTGTTTATGCACAGCTTTGCGTACGCACACACCCCCATACACACAGGGAATGACTTAGACAATTAGAAATACAATTGTTTTTTCAGATGGAAGTGGATTAAACGAGCTGGTGTTCAGGGCAGGCTTCCTCACCCTATATGCAAAACCTACACGCATCTTCTGGGTTCTTGCAAGCACTGCTTCCTCCATAGGAAGGGGAGGCAGATCTACGGATCATATGTATAAATTGAATGGAAGCAGCAATCATGGGGTCCTTGCTGGAAGCTCCAGTAGTGGTGATTACAAAACAACTGCTAAGGGAGTAGGTGTAGAGCAAGTTGAACTGGCCAGCTCTGAACACGTCCCACATGTACTGAGTTCACTGCAGCACACAGAGCCAAAACTCTTGTGAGGACTTATATCTGTTGCTTGAGATTCAACTTGGACACCACCTTCTCCAGGAACAGTCTCCCAACCTCTTAGAACAGATGATACCAGCCTCTCAGCCCCATCGCTAGGGTGAGGAAAATGTCCTGGACCCTCCCAGCCAGCACTAATTTTAATATGCGGCATTCTTTCCAGTAAGGGAAATTTCTTAGATATATAACAGAATGGGAttttaattgttaatatttttgaaggactttatattccaaattaaaaaaactcTGTCAGATAATGAGTCCCaagatatttggttaaaaaaagaacacaacaaaaaaacacgACCGCTAGACTCACACTATAGTTCCACAAGGGCAATCACTGCCATCTCACTTTTATTATACTTAATTGGGTCTGTTTCTATGGTAAGACAGCAAGCTCCTTCAGATCAGGGActgcttcatttctctttataacTCTGCATCTGATTAGGGTCTCTAACACGGTATACACCTGATAAAAGCATGTGTAGTACTGAAATGTCATAAGTCTAACTGTGCCCCTAACATACAGCTAACTGCAGTGTACAAATGTAACAACACGCTCTGTTTGGTGAGTACTGCCTCAAATTACTTTGGAGCAAGTCACTGTGTAAACCGACAAACCACACCCCAACTAATCAGAGGCAGGCAACAGTCCTTTTTtgtcctaacccctagtaccaCGATTGAAACAGAGCTCATCTGGCCAGGCTTCGTGTCCTACTAAGCTGACGTGGTAACAGATTCAGCAAATGCAGTATCTATCTGCCATATCCATTTTTTGTCCCTAGGAACCTTTCAAAGGGAGTGCTAGGCAAGGAAGTACACATTTAGAAGTAACCAA from the Canis lupus dingo isolate Sandy chromosome 12, ASM325472v2, whole genome shotgun sequence genome contains:
- the BACH2 gene encoding transcription regulator protein BACH2 isoform X2 encodes the protein MSVDEKPDSPMYVYESTVHCTNILLGLNDQRKKDILCDVTLIVERKEFRAHRAVLAACSEYFWQALVGQTKNDLVVSLPEEVTARGFGPLLQFAYTAKLLLSRENIREVIRCAEFLRMHNLEDSCFSFLQTQLLNSEDGLFVCRKDAACQRPHEDRENSAGEEEEEEEETMDSETAKLGCPRDQMLADPISFEATAIPVAEKEAALLPESDVPTDTKETSEKDALTQYPRYKKYQLACTKNVYNASSHSTSGFASTFSEENSSNSLKPGLAMGQIKSEPPSEENEEESIALCLSGDEPDIKDRAGDVEMDRKQPSPAPAPAPPAGATCLERSRSVSSPSCLRSLFSIKNSVELSGLPSTSQQHFARSSACPFDKGITQGDLKTDYTPFPGNYGQPHLGQKDVSNFTMGSPLKGPGLEALCKQEGELDRRSVIFSSSACDQVSTAVHSYSGVSSLDKDLSEPVPKGLWVGAGQSLPSSQAYSHGGLMADHLPGRIRPNTSCPVPIKVCPRSPPLETRTRTSSSCSSYSYAEDGSGGSPCSLPLCEFSSSPCSQGARFLATEHQEPGLMGDGMYNQVRPQIKCEQSYGTNSSDESGSFSEADSESCPVQDRGQEVKLPFPVDQITDLPRNDFQMMIKMHKLTSEQLEFIHDVRRRSKNRIAAQRCRKRKLDCIQNLECEIRKLVCEKEKLLSERNQLKACMGELLDNFSCLSQEVCRDIQSPEQIQALHRYCPVLRPVGLPAAAGINAAPLGVEQNLAAPQCAAGESAPCCLEPGPAPPGPPWAPGGAPPSSSSSSSSSSENCTRRPEGSDPGGFPERGPPLESRSQTVTVDFCQEMTDKCTTDEQPRKEYT
- the BACH2 gene encoding transcription regulator protein BACH2 isoform X1, which translates into the protein MNKGVNGMSVDEKPDSPMYVYESTVHCTNILLGLNDQRKKDILCDVTLIVERKEFRAHRAVLAACSEYFWQALVGQTKNDLVVSLPEEVTARGFGPLLQFAYTAKLLLSRENIREVIRCAEFLRMHNLEDSCFSFLQTQLLNSEDGLFVCRKDAACQRPHEDRENSAGEEEEEEEETMDSETAKLGCPRDQMLADPISFEATAIPVAEKEAALLPESDVPTDTKETSEKDALTQYPRYKKYQLACTKNVYNASSHSTSGFASTFSEENSSNSLKPGLAMGQIKSEPPSEENEEESIALCLSGDEPDIKDRAGDVEMDRKQPSPAPAPAPPAGATCLERSRSVSSPSCLRSLFSIKNSVELSGLPSTSQQHFARSSACPFDKGITQGDLKTDYTPFPGNYGQPHLGQKDVSNFTMGSPLKGPGLEALCKQEGELDRRSVIFSSSACDQVSTAVHSYSGVSSLDKDLSEPVPKGLWVGAGQSLPSSQAYSHGGLMADHLPGRIRPNTSCPVPIKVCPRSPPLETRTRTSSSCSSYSYAEDGSGGSPCSLPLCEFSSSPCSQGARFLATEHQEPGLMGDGMYNQVRPQIKCEQSYGTNSSDESGSFSEADSESCPVQDRGQEVKLPFPVDQITDLPRNDFQMMIKMHKLTSEQLEFIHDVRRRSKNRIAAQRCRKRKLDCIQNLECEIRKLVCEKEKLLSERNQLKACMGELLDNFSCLSQEVCRDIQSPEQIQALHRYCPVLRPVGLPAAAGINAAPLGVEQNLAAPQCAAGESAPCCLEPGPAPPGPPWAPGGAPPSSSSSSSSSSENCTRRPEGSDPGGFPERGPPLESRSQTVTVDFCQEMTDKCTTDEQPRKEYT
- the BACH2 gene encoding transcription regulator protein BACH2 isoform X3, with translation MNKGVNGMSVDEKPDSPMYVYESTVHCTNILLGLNDQRKKDILCDVTLIVERKEFRAHRAVLAACSEYFWQALVGQTKNDLVVSLPEEVTARGFGPLLQFAYTAKLLLSRENIREVIRCAEFLRMHNLEDSCFSFLQTQLLNSEDGLFVCRKDAACQRPHEDRENSAGEEEEEEEETMDSETAKLGCPRDQMLADPISFEATAIPVAEKEAALLPESDVPTDTKETSEKDALTQYPRYKKYQLACTKNVYNASSHSTSGFASTFSEENSSNSLKPGLAMGQIKSEPPSEENEEESIALCLSGDEPDIKDRAGDVEMDRKQPSPAPAPAPPAGATCLERSRSVSSPSCLRSLFSIKNSVELSGLPSTSQQHFARSSACPFDKGITQGDLKTDYTPFPGNYGQPHLGQKDVSNFTMGSPLKGPGLEALCKQEGELDRRSVIFSSSACDQVSTAVHSYSGVKLPFPVDQITDLPRNDFQMMIKMHKLTSEQLEFIHDVRRRSKNRIAAQRCRKRKLDCIQNLECEIRKLVCEKEKLLSERNQLKACMGELLDNFSCLSQEVCRDIQSPEQIQALHRYCPVLRPVGLPAAAGINAAPLGVEQNLAAPQCAAGESAPCCLEPGPAPPGPPWAPGGAPPSSSSSSSSSSENCTRRPEGSDPGGFPERGPPLESRSQTVTVDFCQEMTDKCTTDEQPRKEYT